The proteins below are encoded in one region of Fibrella aestuarina BUZ 2:
- a CDS encoding DNA/RNA non-specific endonuclease: protein MVTKSMVGCNRQPRHLLWVGLLLLLNGCLHRPVGPSTGNKGQPGTQTPISEHLTLGNPSEATTVDPDNYLLVKPQFTLSFNRGRGIANWVSWHLDQTWRGDAPRSKAFRPDPDLPAGYSTVRSADYERTGFDRGHLCPSEDRDNSPEANAATFVLSNVVPQAPNLNRGVWKSLEDYARKQLDTGNEVYIVAGVTGTGGSGEQGEASSLANGKITVPAYCWKVLLILPNGDNDLQRINANTQAVAVLMPNQQSASGQSWTTYRLTVGELEQRTGLRFFTNLPPDVQLALKRQTATGY, encoded by the coding sequence ATGGTAACAAAATCAATGGTTGGGTGTAATCGACAGCCCAGACACCTGCTTTGGGTAGGCCTTCTGCTCCTGCTCAACGGCTGTTTACACAGGCCCGTAGGTCCATCGACCGGCAACAAAGGGCAGCCCGGTACGCAAACGCCAATCAGCGAGCACCTCACGCTGGGTAACCCAAGCGAGGCCACTACGGTCGATCCCGACAACTACCTGCTGGTGAAGCCACAGTTCACGCTGTCGTTTAACCGGGGCCGGGGCATTGCCAACTGGGTAAGCTGGCACCTCGACCAAACCTGGCGCGGCGATGCGCCAAGGAGCAAAGCCTTTCGACCTGACCCCGACCTGCCAGCGGGCTATTCGACCGTACGAAGCGCTGATTATGAACGCACTGGCTTTGACCGGGGGCACCTTTGTCCGTCCGAAGACCGCGACAACAGCCCTGAAGCCAACGCGGCCACGTTTGTCCTATCAAACGTCGTGCCGCAAGCACCTAACCTGAACCGGGGCGTCTGGAAATCGTTGGAAGATTACGCCCGCAAACAGTTGGATACGGGCAATGAGGTGTACATCGTGGCGGGCGTAACCGGCACGGGCGGCTCGGGGGAGCAGGGCGAGGCAAGCAGCCTGGCCAATGGCAAAATCACGGTACCGGCTTATTGCTGGAAAGTGCTGCTTATTCTGCCCAACGGCGACAACGACCTTCAGCGTATCAACGCCAATACACAGGCGGTAGCCGTGCTGATGCCCAATCAACAATCGGCCTCGGGGCAGTCATGGACAACTTACCGGTTGACCGTCGGTGAGTTGGAACAGCGCACGGGTCTGCGCTTCTTCACCAACCTGCCGCCCGACGTTCAACTGGCGCTGAAACGCCAAACGGCTACGGGTTATTAA
- the accC gene encoding acetyl-CoA carboxylase biotin carboxylase subunit, translated as MFKKILIANRGEIALRIIRTCREMGIRTVAVYSTADRDSLHVRFADEAVCIGPPVSRQSYLNIPSIISAAEVTGADAIHPGYGFLSENAEFSQICADYGIKFIGATAEQINAMGDKATAKATMKAAGVPVIPGSEGLLESIEQGKELAAEMGYPVIIKATAGGGGRGMRIIRAEAEFEKAWNDARTEAGAAFGNDGLYLEKFVEEPRHIEIQIVGDQYGKVCHLSERDCSIQRRHQKLLEETPSPIMTDDLRERMGAAAIKGAQSIGYEGAGTIEFLVDKYSNFYFMEMNTRIQVEHPITEEVTDYDLIKEQIKVAAGVPISGKNYTPKLFALECRINAEDPANGFRPSPGKITNLHIPGGHGVRVDSHVYAGYTIPPNYDSMIAKLIVSGQSREEVLTRMKRALQEFVIEGIKTTIPFHIKMMDDPGFKSGQFTTAYLDTFDFSVLK; from the coding sequence ATGTTTAAGAAAATCCTAATCGCTAACCGGGGCGAGATCGCATTGCGTATCATCCGTACCTGTCGTGAGATGGGCATCCGCACGGTAGCTGTTTACTCAACCGCCGACCGCGATAGCCTGCACGTGCGCTTTGCCGATGAGGCTGTCTGCATCGGTCCGCCAGTAAGTCGCCAATCGTATCTGAATATTCCCAGCATCATTTCGGCTGCGGAAGTAACCGGGGCCGATGCAATTCACCCGGGCTACGGATTCTTATCAGAAAACGCCGAATTCTCGCAAATCTGCGCCGATTACGGCATTAAGTTCATCGGGGCTACAGCCGAGCAAATCAACGCGATGGGCGACAAGGCTACGGCCAAAGCGACCATGAAAGCGGCGGGTGTGCCGGTTATTCCGGGTTCGGAAGGCCTGCTGGAAAGCATCGAGCAGGGCAAAGAGCTGGCTGCTGAGATGGGCTACCCGGTTATCATCAAAGCGACGGCTGGTGGTGGCGGACGTGGCATGCGGATTATCCGGGCCGAAGCTGAGTTTGAGAAAGCCTGGAACGACGCCCGGACCGAAGCCGGTGCTGCCTTTGGTAACGATGGCCTGTACCTGGAGAAGTTTGTCGAGGAGCCCCGCCACATCGAGATTCAGATTGTGGGCGACCAATACGGCAAAGTGTGCCACCTGTCGGAGCGCGATTGCTCGATTCAGCGGCGCCACCAGAAGCTGCTCGAAGAAACGCCTTCCCCCATCATGACCGACGACCTGCGGGAACGCATGGGCGCTGCCGCGATCAAAGGGGCGCAGTCGATTGGCTATGAAGGAGCAGGCACGATCGAGTTTCTGGTCGACAAATACAGCAACTTCTACTTCATGGAAATGAATACCCGTATTCAGGTAGAACACCCGATTACGGAAGAAGTAACCGATTACGATCTGATCAAAGAACAGATCAAAGTGGCTGCCGGCGTGCCTATTTCGGGCAAAAACTACACGCCGAAGCTGTTTGCGCTGGAGTGCCGGATCAACGCCGAAGATCCCGCCAACGGATTCCGCCCGTCGCCGGGTAAGATCACCAACCTGCATATTCCGGGTGGGCACGGTGTGCGTGTGGATAGCCACGTCTATGCGGGCTACACCATTCCGCCCAACTACGACTCGATGATTGCCAAGCTGATCGTATCGGGGCAGTCACGTGAGGAAGTGCTGACACGCATGAAGCGGGCGTTGCAGGAATTTGTCATCGAAGGCATTAAAACCACCATTCCGTTCCACATCAAAATGATGGACGACCCCGGTTTCAAGTCGGGTCAGTTCACGACAGCGTACCTGGATACGTTTGATTTCAGCGTATTGAAATAA
- the lysM gene encoding peptidoglycan-binding protein LysM — MGLLSFFKGVGEKVFGKHEEEVPAATPNQPADPEPLKASALLNHVKQLGLPYQTLTVKTKGDTVTLEGRVAKQEDAEKLALAVGNVEGVTVVDNQLQVDNPEPEGQFHTVEEGDTLSAISKKVYGDPMKYGIIFEANKPMLKSPDLIYPGQVLRIPRL, encoded by the coding sequence ATGGGTCTCTTAAGTTTTTTCAAAGGCGTTGGCGAAAAAGTTTTCGGCAAACACGAAGAGGAAGTTCCGGCCGCTACTCCTAACCAACCTGCCGATCCCGAGCCGCTGAAAGCCAGTGCGCTGCTTAACCACGTGAAGCAACTGGGCCTGCCCTACCAGACCCTGACGGTTAAAACCAAAGGCGACACCGTAACACTGGAAGGTCGGGTAGCCAAGCAGGAAGATGCCGAAAAACTGGCGTTGGCCGTTGGTAACGTGGAAGGCGTAACCGTGGTTGACAACCAGTTGCAGGTCGACAACCCGGAGCCGGAAGGGCAGTTCCACACGGTTGAAGAAGGCGACACGCTGTCGGCCATCTCGAAAAAAGTATACGGTGATCCTATGAAGTACGGCATCATCTTCGAGGCCAATAAGCCCATGCTGAAAAGCCCCGATCTCATCTATCCCGGTCAGGTGCTGCGTATTCCGCGCCTGTAA
- a CDS encoding outer membrane beta-barrel protein: MKKHAYILAALVLSSTAAMAQLPTRSIEVGIKGGATFVHGYTTIPAQPTSIVGVQVPQLENKNNGVGTGYSFGAFTRFNNASRKGYIQLEVSYNRYLLKQKTNATLDVNANPSLAARLPLSFAPGLLNATVDVTSESSIESFNVPVLFGRRILKDRLRAYIGPSLIFVNKSQAVRSTQGQVNPNTAIGFGTAIAIPATEETTNLLSLREAANLQVKRFTWALEAGLGVSPLKFLDVDVRYAVPAGGVYRDANIKGFLGIATVTVGLKIP; encoded by the coding sequence ATGAAAAAACACGCATACATACTGGCCGCGCTTGTGCTTAGCTCAACGGCGGCAATGGCGCAATTACCCACTCGTTCCATTGAGGTAGGTATCAAAGGTGGAGCTACCTTCGTTCACGGATATACCACGATTCCGGCTCAGCCAACAAGTATCGTGGGCGTACAGGTGCCGCAGCTTGAGAATAAAAACAACGGCGTCGGCACCGGCTATTCATTCGGTGCATTCACCCGTTTTAACAATGCCAGCCGCAAAGGCTACATTCAGCTTGAGGTATCGTATAACCGGTATTTGTTGAAGCAGAAAACCAACGCAACGCTCGACGTCAACGCCAATCCGTCGTTGGCGGCTCGTTTACCACTCAGCTTTGCGCCCGGTCTGCTCAATGCCACAGTCGACGTAACGTCCGAATCGTCGATCGAGTCATTCAACGTACCTGTCCTGTTTGGGCGGCGTATCCTGAAAGATCGGCTGCGCGCCTACATTGGACCCTCGCTTATTTTCGTCAATAAGTCGCAGGCAGTACGCAGCACGCAGGGGCAGGTGAACCCAAATACAGCAATCGGTTTCGGCACCGCCATTGCCATTCCGGCTACGGAAGAAACAACCAATCTGCTGAGCCTTCGCGAAGCCGCTAACCTGCAAGTGAAGCGTTTCACGTGGGCGCTCGAAGCAGGTCTGGGCGTTTCACCACTGAAGTTTCTGGATGTCGACGTTCGCTATGCCGTACCGGCAGGGGGCGTTTACCGCGATGCCAACATCAAAGGGTTTCTGGGTATAGCCACCGTTACGGTTGGGCTGAAGATCCCGTAG
- the efp gene encoding elongation factor P codes for MATTADIRNGLVINYNNDLFQIIEFQHVKPGKGAAFVRTKLKNLSSGRVIDNTFNAGVSITPVRVERRKFQFLYKDEAGYNFMDQETFDQINIDEKIIDQADLMKEGQEVEVLINTENEAPLTCELPVSVELEVSYAEPGLKGDTANGAKKRVQVESGAMINVPLFINQGDKIRVDTRTREYQERVK; via the coding sequence ATGGCAACGACCGCAGACATTCGGAACGGCTTAGTAATCAACTACAATAACGATCTTTTCCAGATCATCGAATTCCAACACGTGAAGCCCGGCAAAGGAGCCGCTTTCGTTCGTACCAAACTGAAAAACCTCTCGTCGGGCCGTGTTATCGACAACACCTTCAACGCGGGCGTAAGCATCACACCCGTTCGGGTGGAGCGCCGCAAGTTTCAGTTTCTCTACAAAGACGAAGCGGGCTACAACTTCATGGATCAGGAAACATTCGACCAAATCAATATCGACGAAAAGATCATTGATCAGGCCGACCTGATGAAAGAAGGGCAGGAAGTGGAGGTGTTGATCAACACCGAAAACGAAGCTCCGCTCACTTGCGAGCTGCCCGTTTCGGTTGAACTGGAAGTATCCTACGCCGAGCCCGGTCTGAAAGGCGACACCGCCAACGGAGCGAAAAAGCGCGTACAGGTCGAGTCAGGGGCTATGATCAACGTACCCCTCTTCATCAATCAGGGTGATAAAATCCGCGTAGACACCCGCACGCGGGAGTATCAGGAACGAGTAAAATAA
- a CDS encoding sensor histidine kinase: MNTPPPTPLTNSLIQPAEGSPAHESGVEQLLDMRAKLLIREAQLSQAQRMAGMASWEWYFGDTKIRWSPEMYVFWGYEPNEIEVDLATVAQSTHPGDLPVLEAAVAKALQGDDLEMEYRRYDKFGREIYIHTIGRIVHDEAGKAIGVFGVDMNITRQKEQERQLRELNETLARQNQQLEQRNAELSSFTHVASHDLQEPLRKIKSFNQMILDQEAERLSERGREFFKRSIGAAARMQELIHDLLNYARINGAEHVSETFSLADLVTEVQTDLQEAITKSQAVIRLSELPEITAVRFMFGQLLQNLLSNALKFHRPGQPPVVTISHQYLPASNEHELTISDEGIGFSPQYRERIFQLFQRLHSQSEYPGTGIGLAICQRVMHNHGGSIEAHSQPGEGATFVMRWPLANA; this comes from the coding sequence ATGAATACGCCGCCACCAACCCCCCTTACCAATAGCCTCATTCAGCCGGCGGAGGGCTCCCCGGCCCACGAATCGGGCGTTGAGCAATTGCTCGACATGCGAGCGAAGCTGCTGATTCGGGAGGCCCAATTGAGCCAGGCGCAACGGATGGCTGGCATGGCTAGTTGGGAATGGTATTTTGGGGATACCAAGATTCGCTGGAGCCCCGAGATGTATGTATTCTGGGGGTATGAACCCAACGAGATTGAGGTCGATCTGGCCACTGTAGCTCAATCCACGCACCCAGGCGACTTGCCTGTTCTGGAGGCGGCTGTCGCGAAAGCGTTACAGGGCGACGATCTGGAGATGGAATACCGGCGGTACGACAAGTTTGGCCGCGAGATTTACATCCATACCATCGGGCGTATTGTGCACGACGAGGCCGGGAAGGCAATTGGGGTGTTTGGCGTCGACATGAACATCACCCGGCAAAAAGAGCAGGAGCGTCAATTGCGTGAACTTAATGAAACGTTGGCCCGGCAAAACCAGCAACTGGAGCAGCGAAACGCCGAATTGAGTTCGTTTACCCACGTAGCCAGTCACGATTTGCAGGAACCACTCCGCAAAATCAAGAGCTTCAACCAGATGATTCTGGATCAGGAGGCCGAACGGCTGTCGGAGCGTGGGCGTGAGTTTTTCAAGCGCTCCATCGGCGCGGCAGCCCGCATGCAGGAGCTGATTCATGACCTGCTCAACTATGCTCGTATCAACGGCGCCGAGCACGTCTCCGAAACGTTTAGTCTGGCTGATCTGGTCACTGAAGTGCAGACCGATTTGCAGGAAGCCATCACCAAAAGCCAGGCGGTTATACGGCTATCCGAGTTACCCGAGATCACGGCCGTCCGGTTCATGTTTGGGCAGCTGCTGCAAAACCTGCTGAGCAATGCGCTTAAGTTTCACCGCCCCGGCCAGCCGCCCGTCGTCACGATCAGCCATCAATACTTGCCTGCCAGCAACGAACACGAACTGACGATCAGCGACGAAGGCATCGGGTTTTCGCCCCAATATCGCGAACGGATATTTCAGCTGTTTCAGCGGCTTCATTCCCAGAGTGAATACCCCGGAACGGGCATCGGGCTCGCCATCTGCCAACGGGTCATGCATAACCACGGCGGCTCCATCGAGGCGCACAGCCAGCCGGGCGAGGGTGCTACCTTTGTGATGCGTTGGCCGTTGGCAAACGCCTGA
- the accB gene encoding acetyl-CoA carboxylase biotin carboxyl carrier protein has protein sequence MSTQDIQQLIDFISKSGLDEVNIETSELKINVKRSASVTVAAAAPAPVAIAAPAPAAPAAVPAQPAAAPAPAAPAAPAANQVTIKSPMIGTFYRSSNPETPSFVEVGDEIKPGKVVCIIEAMKLFNEIESEISGRIVKVLVENATPVEYDQPLFVVEI, from the coding sequence ATGAGCACACAGGACATTCAACAGCTAATCGATTTTATCTCGAAATCGGGCCTCGACGAGGTGAATATCGAGACCAGTGAACTCAAGATCAACGTGAAGCGGTCGGCTTCAGTAACGGTAGCGGCGGCTGCGCCAGCCCCCGTAGCGATCGCTGCCCCGGCTCCGGCGGCACCTGCCGCGGTCCCGGCTCAACCGGCCGCCGCTCCGGCACCAGCAGCGCCCGCCGCACCGGCTGCCAATCAGGTCACGATTAAATCGCCCATGATCGGGACGTTCTATCGGTCGTCGAATCCCGAGACGCCCTCGTTTGTTGAGGTGGGCGACGAGATTAAGCCCGGCAAGGTGGTGTGCATCATCGAAGCGATGAAACTCTTCAACGAAATTGAGTCGGAGATTTCAGGTCGTATCGTGAAAGTGCTGGTTGAAAACGCCACGCCTGTCGAGTACGATCAGCCGTTGTTTGTTGTCGAAATCTAA
- a CDS encoding LytR/AlgR family response regulator transcription factor gives MIHICHAPVASPQPVRPIATPIHVPKLSLPFRNQLVQVAATDIVWLEGASNYTFIHTRDKRRYLVAKNLKRLEADLVGSPFCRVHKSTLVNLTYLLDVRFGDEPHLHLKNGQTISISRRRITSTRRQIRAYQAELTN, from the coding sequence ATGATCCACATATGCCACGCCCCTGTCGCCTCGCCGCAACCTGTCCGGCCAATTGCCACGCCCATCCACGTGCCGAAGCTGTCACTGCCATTCCGCAATCAGCTTGTGCAGGTGGCCGCCACCGATATCGTCTGGCTGGAAGGAGCCAGCAATTACACCTTCATTCACACCCGCGACAAACGCCGGTATCTGGTTGCCAAGAACCTGAAACGGCTTGAAGCCGATCTGGTTGGCTCGCCATTTTGCCGGGTGCATAAATCGACCCTCGTCAACCTAACGTACCTGCTCGACGTACGGTTTGGCGACGAACCGCACCTTCACCTGAAAAACGGGCAGACGATCAGCATTTCACGGCGACGGATCACCTCAACCCGTCGGCAGATTCGCGCCTATCAGGCCGAGTTAACAAACTAG
- a CDS encoding SGNH/GDSL hydrolase family protein encodes MHMRLTQPVRLAALVGLVAGLAGCYENDLARRVDPLSRGTASFARYVAVGNSLTAGFMDGGLYRDGQLNSYPYILSQQFKLVGGGNFVQPLFSTDQANGTGYLKLTSLPTAASGGLPVTSLVAPQAVRTLVNGRPLYTKYTTYPLNNLGVPGIRMSDIQTPGYGTALGNPYFERLLPDNSTQTYLQFVTNQVNGATFFSSFMGNNDALGYATSGGVTAFTPTTLFTANSEALLNVLSNGGRKGVVIGIPKITVAPFFRTVTLAQVLAQVNAAVQKATPGAPAITAFVIQSPLAAQGVRASKEGDLLLLNQQADYATIGRTDVGTKVGPYGLSLTNPLANASVLDAEEVTALNAKIDEYNGIMKAQADARGLAWTDLSTLINQLTSGLTVNGTSFGIGYILGGTIGLDGIHFTAAGQALVANEIQKAIAAKYNTLLPEIDASRYRKVLVQP; translated from the coding sequence ATGCACATGCGATTAACTCAGCCTGTCCGCCTGGCAGCCCTTGTGGGCCTGGTGGCGGGTCTGGCCGGTTGTTATGAAAACGACCTGGCCCGCCGTGTGGACCCCCTATCGCGCGGGACAGCCAGCTTTGCCCGCTATGTGGCTGTTGGCAATTCATTGACAGCCGGTTTTATGGACGGTGGTCTCTACCGCGACGGACAACTCAATAGCTACCCCTACATTCTCTCGCAGCAATTCAAGCTGGTTGGTGGTGGCAACTTTGTACAACCCCTGTTTTCGACTGACCAAGCCAACGGGACGGGCTACCTTAAGCTGACCAGCCTGCCAACGGCCGCTAGCGGTGGCCTGCCGGTCACGTCGCTGGTAGCGCCTCAGGCTGTTCGTACGCTGGTAAATGGGCGGCCCTTGTATACCAAGTATACGACGTACCCACTCAACAACCTGGGCGTGCCGGGCATCCGGATGAGCGACATCCAGACACCGGGCTATGGCACCGCGCTGGGTAACCCCTATTTCGAGCGCCTGCTGCCCGACAACTCAACCCAGACGTACCTGCAATTTGTGACCAATCAGGTCAACGGGGCCACGTTCTTCTCCAGCTTTATGGGCAACAACGATGCGCTGGGTTACGCTACGTCGGGTGGCGTAACGGCCTTCACCCCGACGACGCTGTTTACGGCCAACTCAGAAGCGCTGCTGAACGTGTTGAGCAACGGAGGCCGCAAAGGCGTTGTAATTGGTATTCCTAAAATTACGGTAGCTCCTTTCTTCCGCACCGTAACACTGGCGCAGGTGCTGGCGCAGGTTAACGCGGCGGTACAGAAAGCAACCCCCGGGGCTCCCGCCATAACGGCCTTCGTTATTCAGTCGCCGCTGGCCGCGCAGGGCGTCCGCGCCTCCAAAGAGGGCGATTTGCTTCTGTTGAACCAACAAGCCGACTACGCAACGATCGGTCGTACCGACGTGGGCACGAAAGTTGGCCCCTATGGCCTCTCGCTTACCAACCCGCTGGCCAACGCCTCGGTGCTCGACGCAGAGGAGGTAACCGCGCTGAATGCGAAAATTGATGAGTACAACGGGATCATGAAGGCGCAGGCCGATGCACGTGGCCTGGCCTGGACCGATCTGTCGACGCTGATCAACCAACTGACGTCTGGCCTCACGGTCAATGGCACCTCATTTGGTATTGGCTACATTCTGGGCGGTACGATTGGCCTCGATGGCATTCACTTTACCGCAGCCGGCCAGGCACTCGTAGCCAACGAAATTCAGAAAGCCATCGCCGCCAAATACAACACCCTACTCCCCGAAATCGACGCCTCGCGTTACCGCAAAGTGCTGGTTCAACCTTAA
- a CDS encoding tetratricopeptide repeat protein, with translation MSKKKQPVSQRPGSGAPQNPAPRPSAPPTQRTQPVVTIPPRPSAPTASDLPIERTPVAWWPLLALAAIGVLIYANTFGHQYALDDIAAIGQNLFVKNGLKGLPDLMRTEFWHFSNISLGYYRPLSLITFALEQEFFGDKHPEYSHQINAVLYGLTGLSIGALLQKWLPGKTVMAFLIGLAFITHPIHTEIVANIKGRDELLSFLFISLMLLTYWKQLEAKTSFWYQGPTSDMALGGVLTVFNVVGGWVIGSSLLVNSFGATAGGVIGVLVMAGLSTTWVGLACASLYFAFLSKESSIVSLALIPAMQYWFARRNVVRSMVSLWPFLIIAAVFFYQKKQMIGTLSGNPPTDWANYPYAILNTKTSTMFKFFVWYIKLLILPHPLVYDYSYNVIPTGGKSDLLSWLGFFSMIGLIVLTWIGFRRRTLWGFGLFWFFVTMAPGLGFIYSRGGILAERFLYAAVMGFAFVLVWAVQALVEKLGVAKPKEDVPSEPAGTLAARPSLAMNYLPLAAILAVVCGLYSFKTVTRNPDWENNFVLFNSALPYAPTSCQVQRHVANEWIEKGLKERAKIDTANSRLVRYQTKPDSVKKYQAMLGEYNKETSKYARWALDHLQESCRIYPNFGESYFSMAYVFQRITPNVDSAKYYYKQTIRAASSYAPAYNNLGVIYQNEGKYQLASYYYNKSMEVNPAYQDGKNNYAALKKATGLDVRFLPDSVIRAN, from the coding sequence ATGAGTAAAAAGAAGCAGCCGGTGAGCCAACGCCCCGGCTCTGGCGCGCCGCAGAATCCCGCCCCGCGCCCTTCGGCGCCGCCTACGCAACGTACCCAGCCGGTGGTCACTATTCCACCGCGACCCAGCGCCCCCACCGCGTCGGATCTGCCCATTGAGCGGACACCCGTTGCGTGGTGGCCGTTGCTGGCACTGGCCGCCATCGGTGTGCTGATCTACGCTAACACGTTTGGTCACCAGTATGCGCTCGACGACATCGCGGCCATCGGGCAAAACCTGTTCGTGAAAAACGGGTTGAAAGGCTTGCCCGACCTCATGCGCACGGAGTTCTGGCACTTCAGCAATATCTCGCTGGGTTATTACCGCCCGCTGTCGCTGATCACGTTTGCACTGGAACAGGAATTTTTCGGCGATAAACACCCTGAATACAGCCATCAGATCAACGCCGTCTTGTATGGCCTTACGGGCCTGAGCATTGGGGCGTTGCTGCAAAAATGGTTACCGGGTAAAACCGTAATGGCGTTCCTGATCGGGCTGGCGTTCATCACGCATCCCATTCACACCGAGATCGTAGCCAACATCAAAGGCCGCGATGAACTGCTGAGCTTCCTGTTTATCTCGCTCATGCTGCTGACCTACTGGAAACAGCTCGAAGCTAAAACCTCGTTCTGGTACCAGGGCCCCACGTCGGATATGGCGCTGGGCGGCGTGCTCACGGTCTTCAACGTGGTAGGCGGCTGGGTAATCGGGAGCAGCCTGCTGGTCAACTCGTTCGGGGCTACGGCGGGTGGCGTGATCGGCGTGCTGGTGATGGCGGGGCTATCAACCACTTGGGTAGGGCTGGCCTGTGCGTCGCTGTACTTCGCGTTCCTCTCGAAAGAATCGTCGATCGTGAGTTTGGCCCTGATCCCGGCCATGCAGTACTGGTTTGCCCGCCGCAACGTGGTGCGCTCGATGGTGAGCCTGTGGCCATTCCTGATCATCGCCGCTGTGTTTTTCTACCAGAAAAAGCAGATGATCGGTACGTTGAGCGGCAACCCGCCCACCGACTGGGCCAACTACCCCTACGCGATCCTGAATACCAAGACCTCGACGATGTTTAAATTCTTCGTCTGGTACATCAAACTGTTGATCCTGCCGCATCCGCTTGTCTACGACTATTCGTACAACGTAATCCCGACGGGTGGCAAGAGCGATCTGCTCTCGTGGCTGGGCTTCTTCAGCATGATTGGTCTCATTGTGCTCACCTGGATCGGTTTCCGGCGGCGGACGCTGTGGGGCTTCGGGCTGTTCTGGTTCTTTGTCACGATGGCACCGGGGCTGGGCTTTATCTATAGCCGGGGCGGTATCCTGGCCGAACGTTTCCTGTATGCAGCCGTGATGGGTTTTGCCTTTGTGCTGGTCTGGGCTGTGCAGGCGTTGGTAGAGAAATTAGGCGTAGCCAAGCCGAAGGAGGACGTACCCAGCGAACCGGCAGGTACGTTGGCAGCGCGGCCAAGCCTGGCCATGAATTACCTGCCGCTGGCGGCCATCCTGGCGGTGGTGTGCGGGCTGTATTCATTCAAGACAGTCACCCGCAACCCGGATTGGGAAAATAACTTCGTTCTGTTTAACTCGGCTCTGCCCTATGCGCCCACGAGCTGTCAGGTGCAGCGCCACGTGGCGAATGAATGGATCGAGAAAGGGCTGAAAGAACGCGCCAAGATCGACACGGCCAATAGCCGGCTGGTGCGCTACCAGACCAAGCCCGATTCGGTAAAGAAATACCAGGCGATGCTGGGCGAATACAATAAGGAAACGAGCAAATACGCCCGCTGGGCGCTGGATCACCTCCAGGAGTCGTGCCGGATCTACCCCAATTTCGGCGAATCGTATTTTTCAATGGCCTACGTGTTCCAGCGGATCACGCCCAACGTCGACTCTGCCAAGTACTATTACAAGCAGACCATCCGGGCGGCTTCGTCCTATGCGCCTGCTTACAACAACCTTGGCGTGATCTACCAAAACGAAGGGAAGTATCAGTTGGCCTCGTATTATTACAACAAGTCGATGGAAGTAAACCCGGCTTATCAGGATGGTAAAAACAACTACGCCGCCCTGAAAAAAGCGACGGGTCTCGATGTCCGTTTTCTTCCTGATTCGGTGATTCGGGCCAATTAA